In Syntrophus gentianae, the following proteins share a genomic window:
- a CDS encoding radical SAM/SPASM domain-containing protein: MEASIITTYRCPMRCKMCNIWTNPSDIKKEFKPDLLKKLPKLVLVNLTGGEPFVREDLEEIILILFTKTDRVVISTSGWFEDRIVRMAQKFPNLGFRVSIEGLSQKNDELRGREGGFDRGLRILLGLRRMGIKDIGFGITVSNNNSSDMLHLYELSKNLKMQFATAAFHNSFYFHKDDNIITNIDEVCGNFEELINRLMKDNHPKSWFRAFFNLGLINYIRGNPRLLPCEAGTENFFIDPYGEVLPCNGMERKYWYASMGNLNEVSDFNEIWTSEKATEIREKVKQCPKNCWMIGSASPVMKKYVVKLLPWVINHKIKSITGHHIGTETFPNYGLTSIMKK; encoded by the coding sequence GCAAAATGTGTAACATATGGACTAACCCGTCTGACATCAAAAAAGAATTCAAACCGGATCTTCTGAAAAAACTCCCAAAACTGGTCTTGGTAAATTTGACCGGTGGCGAACCCTTTGTGCGGGAAGATTTGGAAGAGATCATCCTCATACTTTTCACGAAAACCGACCGTGTCGTCATCAGTACCAGCGGCTGGTTTGAAGACCGGATTGTACGGATGGCCCAGAAATTTCCCAATCTTGGGTTCCGTGTCAGCATTGAAGGCCTATCGCAGAAAAACGACGAACTAAGGGGGCGTGAGGGGGGCTTTGATCGTGGCTTGCGAATCCTCTTAGGATTACGAAGGATGGGAATCAAAGACATCGGGTTCGGGATTACCGTGTCAAATAACAATTCTTCCGATATGCTGCATCTTTATGAACTCAGTAAAAATCTCAAGATGCAGTTCGCCACTGCCGCCTTTCATAATTCCTTTTATTTTCATAAAGACGACAACATCATCACCAATATCGATGAAGTCTGTGGCAATTTTGAAGAACTGATTAATCGGTTGATGAAGGACAATCATCCAAAATCATGGTTCCGAGCTTTCTTCAATCTGGGGCTGATCAACTACATTCGAGGAAATCCTAGATTGTTGCCTTGTGAGGCTGGAACAGAAAATTTCTTTATTGATCCCTATGGAGAAGTCTTGCCTTGCAACGGCATGGAAAGAAAATATTGGTATGCAAGCATGGGAAATCTTAACGAAGTGAGCGATTTTAATGAAATTTGGACAAGCGAAAAGGCAACAGAAATCCGAGAGAAGGTAAAACAATGCCCGAAGAATTGTTGGATGATCGGTTCAGCATCACCAGTGATGAAGAAATATGTTGTTAAACTTTTACCCTGGGTAATCAATCACAAGATCAAATCTATTACTGGACATCACATCGGCACGGAAACTTTTCCAAATTATGGACTAACGTCAATAATGAAAAAGTAA